In one window of Rhizobium sp. ACO-34A DNA:
- a CDS encoding CoA pyrophosphatase: MIVGTSRTSTLFSAQDFRQRALNQIGAPIEHAWRDHGDHLLNPQTVLENEGLKLKDAAVLVPVVDDPDGAKIILTQRTTKLRKHAGQIAFPGGGIDEDDKSPEIAALREAEEEIGLAPSFVETVGRLPQYLSGTGFRIIPVLSVVQRGFTITPNPAEVEEVFEVPLSFLMDPANHQRDSKAWQGIVRHFYVMPYGERYIWGITAGIIRTLYERLYA, translated from the coding sequence ATGATCGTGGGTACTTCAAGAACGTCCACGCTCTTTAGCGCTCAGGATTTCAGGCAACGGGCGCTGAACCAGATCGGCGCGCCGATCGAACATGCATGGCGCGACCATGGCGACCATCTCCTCAATCCGCAGACCGTTCTGGAAAACGAGGGGCTGAAGCTCAAGGATGCCGCCGTGCTCGTGCCCGTGGTGGACGATCCGGATGGTGCCAAGATCATCCTGACCCAGCGGACGACGAAACTGCGCAAGCATGCCGGACAGATCGCCTTTCCGGGCGGCGGCATCGACGAGGACGACAAATCGCCCGAGATCGCGGCGCTTCGCGAGGCGGAGGAAGAGATCGGGCTTGCGCCTTCCTTCGTCGAAACGGTCGGGCGACTGCCGCAATATCTCTCTGGAACCGGTTTTCGCATCATCCCGGTTCTTTCCGTGGTCCAGCGCGGCTTCACCATCACGCCCAATCCGGCCGAGGTGGAAGAGGTCTTCGAGGTGCCGCTTTCCTTCCTTATGGATCCCGCCAACCACCAGCGCGACAGCAAGGCCTGGCAGGGGATCGTCAGGCATTTCTATGTGATGCCCTATGGCGAGCGCTACATCTGGGGCATTACCGCCGGCATCATCCGGACGCTTTATGAAAGGCTTTATGCATGA
- a CDS encoding CCA tRNA nucleotidyltransferase, which translates to MTNLSSEAWFRDPALTRLFALLNADGGEVRVVGGAVRNSLMGLPVGDIDLATTLLPEVVVERATVAGIKAVPTGIEHGTVTLVIDGTGFEVTTLRRDVETDGRRAQVAFGTDWQVDAERRDLTINALYVDERGEVIDLIGGLADIETKTVRFIGDADTRIAEDYLRVLRFFRFFAHYGGGRPDATGLKACARAKDQLKSLSAERVWSEMKKLLAATDPGRALLWMRQSGVLTEILPETEKWGIDAIPGLIAAEQAFGWTPEPLLRLASIVPKDVQRLAGLSERLRLSRAEAVYLERFALAPKSADAVTDAVFTRDLYRFGTEGIIAVIKLELASARAGAEGNPQAMARAGRLSVLLGKAQKYERPRFPLTGSDVISAGVEAGPKVGETLRKLEDEWISSSFSMDRAKLLARLPEILKS; encoded by the coding sequence ATGACCAATCTCTCGTCGGAAGCCTGGTTCCGCGATCCCGCGCTGACAAGGCTTTTCGCGCTGCTCAATGCCGATGGCGGCGAGGTCCGGGTGGTCGGTGGCGCGGTGCGCAACAGCCTGATGGGCTTGCCGGTCGGCGATATCGACCTTGCCACGACGCTGCTGCCCGAGGTCGTCGTCGAGCGTGCGACGGTGGCCGGTATCAAGGCGGTCCCGACCGGCATCGAGCACGGCACGGTGACGCTGGTGATCGACGGCACAGGCTTCGAGGTGACGACGCTCCGGCGCGATGTGGAGACCGACGGGCGGCGGGCGCAGGTGGCTTTCGGGACAGACTGGCAGGTGGATGCCGAACGCCGCGACCTGACGATCAACGCGCTCTATGTCGATGAACGCGGCGAGGTGATCGATCTGATCGGCGGTCTTGCCGATATCGAGACGAAGACCGTGCGCTTCATCGGGGATGCGGATACGCGGATTGCCGAGGATTACCTCAGGGTTCTGCGTTTCTTCCGGTTCTTCGCCCATTATGGCGGCGGACGGCCGGATGCAACGGGGCTGAAGGCCTGCGCGCGGGCGAAGGACCAGCTCAAGAGCCTGTCCGCCGAGCGGGTGTGGTCCGAGATGAAGAAGCTGCTGGCCGCCACCGATCCCGGCCGGGCGCTTCTCTGGATGCGCCAGTCCGGTGTGCTGACGGAAATCCTGCCGGAGACCGAGAAGTGGGGGATCGATGCGATTCCCGGCCTGATTGCGGCGGAGCAGGCGTTCGGTTGGACGCCGGAGCCGCTGCTGCGGCTTGCCTCGATTGTGCCCAAGGACGTCCAGCGCCTCGCGGGGCTTTCCGAGCGGCTGCGTCTGTCCCGGGCGGAGGCGGTCTATCTGGAGCGTTTCGCGCTTGCGCCGAAGTCCGCCGACGCCGTGACGGACGCGGTGTTCACCCGCGATCTCTATCGTTTCGGAACGGAAGGGATCATCGCCGTGATCAAGCTGGAACTTGCCAGCGCGAGGGCGGGCGCGGAAGGCAATCCTCAGGCCATGGCGCGGGCAGGGCGGCTTTCTGTCCTGCTCGGCAAGGCGCAGAAATACGAGCGGCCGCGCTTTCCGCTCACCGGCAGCGATGTCATTTCAGCGGGCGTGGAGGCGGGGCCAAAGGTTGGCGAGACGTTGCGCAAGCTCGAAGACGAATGGATTTCGTCCAGCTTCTCCATGGACCGGGCGAAGCTCCTCGCCCGGCTGCCAGAGATACTGAAGTCCTGA